The Coffea arabica cultivar ET-39 chromosome 3c, Coffea Arabica ET-39 HiFi, whole genome shotgun sequence genome contains a region encoding:
- the LOC113734036 gene encoding peptide methionine sulfoxide reductase B5-like, which translates to MAAAAMLTSVHKSEEEWQAILTPEQFHILRQKGTELRGTGEYDKLFGEGVYNCGGCGTPLYKSTTKFDSGCGWPAFYEGFPGAITRSPDPDGRRTEITCTACGGHLGHVFKGEGYKTPTDERHCVNSISVKFIPANSSA; encoded by the exons ATGGCAGCAGCAGCAATGCTCACTTCAGTTCACAAATCAGAGGAGGAATGGCAGGCCATTCTCACCCCTGAACAGTTCCACATCCTTCGCCAAAAGGGCACCGA ATTGCGTGGAACTGGGGAATACGATAAGCTTTTTGGTGAAGGGGTGTATAACTGTGGTGGATGTGGAACGCCACTTTATAAATCTACAACAAAGTTCGACTCCGGCTGTGGTTGGCCTGCTTTCTATGAAGGTTTCCCAGGGGCTATTACCCGCTCT CCAGATCCAGATGGAAGGAGGACAGAGATTACCTGCACTGCTTGTGGTGGACATCTAGGTCATGTTTTTAAAGGAGAGGGGTACAAGACTCCCACAGACGAACGACACTGTGTCAATAGCATCTCGGTTAAGTTCATCCCTGCAAATTCTTCTGCTTGA